DNA from Mesorhizobium sp. DCY119:
GTAGTCCTGGCTGACGGTAAAATCGGAGCGGCAGACGGAATAGTCGCCACGCAACCCTTGAGCCGCACATTCGCGGGCATAGGTTTCGACGCTGATGTTCATGAGCAAATCCTCCACATGGACGAAAGATAACGCGGGAGGTCGAGCGATTTTTGCTTCAATGTTCACGCGATCGAGGAATTTGAGGTATATTGCACCCTAAACTCGAAATTGGAGTGGATATGCCTCAATTCGACGATTACGAGATCAAGATGCTCGATATCCTCCAGCGCGACGGGCGCAAGCCGGTATCGGAACTGGCGCAGGAAATCGGCCTCTCGACCACGCCCTGCGCGCGGCGTTTCGATGCGCTTCAGGAAGCCGGCGTTATCAAGGGTTTCGGCGCGGTCATCAGCCGGCGCGCGGTGGGGCTGACGGTGGAGGTTTTCATCCAGGTTCGGCTGACCAGCCACAGCGACGAATCGCCCGAACGCTTCATCGCCGCGGTGCAACGCATGGACGAGGTGTCGGCCTGCTGGACGATGACCGGCGACCACGATTTCCTGCTGCATGTCATGGTGCCGACAGTCGACGAACTCAACCATTTCGTCATGCACCGCTTGATGCGGCTTTCAGGCGTGCGCGACGTTCACACGCAACTGGTGCTGCAGAACATCAAAGGCCCGGGGCACGTGCCACTCGGGCATCTGCGGGGGTGATGCTGATCAAGCCGCTTCGACTTTTGGACCGGGGCGCGTCTGATCGCCTTTGCCCGCGAGCAATCCCTCGACGGAAATGTCTTCGTCGAGTTCTTCCCAATGCAGGCCACGGCTGCTGATGGTGACCTCTTCGCGTTGCGACGGAGAGGCGCGAAGAAGC
Protein-coding regions in this window:
- a CDS encoding Lrp/AsnC family transcriptional regulator is translated as MPQFDDYEIKMLDILQRDGRKPVSELAQEIGLSTTPCARRFDALQEAGVIKGFGAVISRRAVGLTVEVFIQVRLTSHSDESPERFIAAVQRMDEVSACWTMTGDHDFLLHVMVPTVDELNHFVMHRLMRLSGVRDVHTQLVLQNIKGPGHVPLGHLRG
- a CDS encoding DUF2442 domain-containing protein, which translates into the protein MISLVKATSVRFDQDSMWVDLSDGRTLSVPLAWFPRLLRASPSQREEVTISSRGLHWEELDEDISVEGLLAGKGDQTRPGPKVEAA